In the Prochlorococcus marinus CUG1438 genome, AAAATCTTCCCATAAGAGGTTTTTTTGTATTTGATTTAAATAAGTTTTTTAGATCTTCACTACTCATAAACATTGGAGAGGGCAAAAGATTTAAGACTAAATTATTACTTTCAACAAAATTATTAATCCGCTTTATGATTAAAAAATCATGAGGATTAATGAGATTTATTTTCTGATATTTATCTTTAATAAATTCAAATAAATATTCAACTGTTGAAATATTATTTTTATTTTCTATATATATAACTTTAAAGCCAGATATTTCTAAATATTTTTTATAAGCGAGCATAGATGCTCTATGAAAAACCAACTTGTTTTTATGGTTCGTTAATTTATGAAATTTATCATTCCCAAAAAATAATGAGTCTTCTAAAATTAAAATTTCACAATTTATTTTTAAGATTGGGCTTTCTCTAAATAGTTGATGAGGGAAAATAATTGATACTTGTTTCATTTTTGCGACTTCCTGTTACTGCACCTTTTTGAACAGTAGATAACATCATCCCAACAATTTTTCCATTTTTTACGCCACTCGAACGGCCTATTGCAAACAGGACAAGTTTTAGTAGAAAGATTTTTCAAAATTTACAATTTTCTTTTATGAGTAGATTTAAATCTAGTTGAATCTTTAAGTGCCATATGTTTTGTATTTCTTCCCGAAACTCTCTTTCTCCAAACTTTGAAGGATTTAGGTTTAAGATTTTGACGCATAATTTTTATCGCTTCTTCCTCTTTTAAACCAAATTGATACTCAATGGCTTCAAAGGGTGTTCTATCTTCCCAACACATCTCTATTATTCTATCTATGTCAATATTTTTCATATTTACTTTTCACATTGAGAGGTACAAAGTTTTTCAATATTGGATCGACCTGTAATAAGAAGTCTATATTTTGCCCAATATCTGTAAGCCAGCCTTAATATGGGAGATAAGAATCGTATTTTCAAAGGATAATAAACCCAACCCAAACCAATTAATTCATAAGAATATGACAGTACGTCTAGTCCCCTAATAATTTCTCCATTTTCCTTAATCCCATGAAGATTTGACATTGCTTCTGAATATGAAATGTCACCAAAAAGACTTTGATCATAATCTTTACTATTAATATCTACAAATATAATTTGATTTGAAATATCTCTTTTTTTTAAAAAATTTGTTTCTCTCAAACAAAGTGGACAACCACCATCAAATAAAAAGGTTAATTTAATTTTCATATTTTTATACAAATATAGAATTTAAATAACTTTTTTGTGAGAAAAAAATATTTTTATACAGTACGAAGAAAGTTTTAAAAGTACAAGCTTCATAAAGCCTTAATAATTACTAGGTCAAAATTTTAAAAAATTACATTATCTTATAGATTAATAAACCATTGATTAAGGGATACATCGATGGTTTAAAACTATTAATTATTAATCATCTAAAAGATGAACTCCTTCGCCTATATCAGGAGTAAACTTACAATATTTTTCAAAAACAAGTCCAACACCTCTCATTTTTTCTCCTAATTCATCACTAAATTTATTCCAATCTTCAGATTCTCTTTCAGGTAAATCCCATCCTTGTTTCTCCACCATGCTTGTGATTACTGTATAGTCCCATTCTATGTATGCCATTGAGTTAATTCAAACTACCAAAACATTATAAACCAAGAGATTTAATAGGTAATAATTATTTTTTGAATATAATTAAGAAGTGTGAAAAAATTATAAATGTCAATTTTGCCAAGAAGATTTGAACGAATCAAAAGTGTTTTAGATTGCAGAATGAAAAACTTGACTGTTTTAGTTGAGGATGTCAATAAACCACATAATTTATCCGCGATACTAAGGACTTGTGATGCAGCAGGAGTTTTCGAAGCAAATTTTATTAGCAAAAGGAATGTCGTCAAGACTTTTAATAGTACTGCGCAAGGAAGTCAAAAATGGGTCAAACTAAATAATCATGAAAACACTATCACTGCAATATCCGATTTAAAGAATAAGGGTTTTAAATTATATGGAACTACTCTTAATAGAGAATCAGTTGATTATAGAAATTTTGATTATTCTCAAAATACGTGTTTTGTTCTTGGAGCAGAAAAATGGGGATTAAGTAAAGAACTCATATCATTGGTTGATCAATCAATTTTCATACCTATGAGAGGTATGGTCCAATCCCTAAATGTTTCAGTTGCTGCTTCCATATTATTATTTGAAGCTATTCGCCAGAGAAAAAATAAAGATATATTGCCCACTAATGGAGAAGGATTAAATATAGATGAATATCGAAAGACACTTTTTGAATGGTGTTACCCAGAATTAGCTACTTTATATAAAAAATCAGCAAAAGAGTATCCAAAGTTAAATGATCAAGGAGATTTTGATCCTATTGTAGATAACTAAAATCAATCAGACTTTTGTCTATCAAAAATTTCCTCAAGATCCTCTCCTATAAAAGAAAGACCTAAAACTAAAAAAAACATTGCCAAACCAGGGAACAAAGCCGTCCACCAAATACCTGTAGGTAAAGCGGCAAGAGCAAGATTTAAATCACTTCCCCATTCTGGGACATCTGCAGGAACACCAAGACCTAAAAATCCTAAACTTCCTAATACCAAAACAGCATCCGCAGCATTTAGGGTAAGCAGAATAGGTAAAGGTGTTATTACATTTGGAAGAATATATTTAAAAATAATTGTTTTAACATCAGCCCCTGAGACTTGAGCTGCCTCAACGTAAGTTTCGGATTTAACTAAAATTGTTTGATTTCTGATTAATCTAAAATATTGTGGCGAATAAACAATGCACAATGCCAAAGCCGCATTAAGAATACCCTTACCCAAGACAAAAGCAACAACAACTGAAAGCAAAATTACAGGTATTGAAAAAATAGTATCCATTATTAGTGATAAGCACTTATCAAACAAACCACCAAAATACCCACTTAATAATCCCAATGGCAAACCTAAACTTAATGAAAAAAGAATAGCTAAGAATACAACTTCTATCGCTAAGGATGATCCTTGCAAAGTTCTTAAGCAAACATCTCTTCCTAATCTATCTGTGCCACAGAAATGATTAAGCGAAGGAGGGGCAAAGATATCATTGCTTAAAATTGAAAATGAATAACCGAAAAAATTATTGGCCTCTAAAAATTTCATTATTAAAACAATAAGAAGATAAAAAAGTACAATTAGAAATCCAGCTTTTCTGATATTTGAGCCGACACGATTAAGTGAGTTAATATCCAAAATCTTTTTTTTACAGATATGAATGAAATATACCCAATACTCTTAAAAAAAAATAGTTATTAATTTTAAATTTTAAAAAATTACTGGTTTAATTTCAGGACTGCCATAAAAGCTTCTTGAGGTACTTCAACTTTACCCATTGCCTTCATCCTCTTTTTACCTTTAGCTTGTTTCTTTAAAAGTTTCTTTTTCCTAGAAATATCACCTCCATAACATTTTGATAAAACATCTTTTCGCAAAGCACTTATACTTTCACTTGCAATAATCCTACTACCGATTGATGCCTGGATAGGAATTTTAAATTGTTGTTTTGGAATAAGTTCTTTTAATTTCTCAACTAGACTTCTTCCAATTCCATAAGCCTTATCTTTATGAACAATAGAAGTTAATGGATCTGCTCTTTCTGAATTTATTAGAACATCCAATCTGACAAGGTCATTCTTTCTATACCCAATTAAATGATATTCCATTGATGCATAACCTTGAGTCCTACTTTTCATTTGATCAAAGAAATCTGTAACTACTTCTGCTAATGGAATTTCATAAATCAAAGTAACCCGATCTGTTGTTATGTATTTCATATCTATAAATACTCCTCTTCTTTCCTGACATAAACCCATTAATGTTCCATTAAATTCATTGGGAGCATAAATTTCCATTTTCACATAAGGCTCTTCTATTGATTCCCTAAGTTGTGGATCAGGAATTGTAGAAGGATTATCAATAAAGATATGTTCATGATGATTTAAATTAACCTTATAGATAACTGATGGTGCCGTTACAATTAAATCCAAATCATATTCTCTTTCTAATCTTTCTTGAACAATCTCCATATGAAGAAGTCCTAAGAATCCGCACCTAAATCCGAAGCCCATTGCGCTACTAGTTTCGGGCTCATATTTTAAGGCCGCATCAGATAATTGTAATTTTTCAAGTGATACTCTTAAATCTGGGAATTGATCAGCATCAGTCGGGAATAAGCCACAAAAAACCATAGGGTTTGCTGTCTTGTAACCTGGCAAGGGATCATTTGCAGGTGAATTTAAAAGAGTAATCGTATCTCCCACTCTCGCATCAGCAACTGATTTTATAGAAGCAGCTAAATAACCAACTTCTCCTGCATGTAATTCATCAACTTGTTGCTGATCAGGTGCCATTATTCCTATTTCATCCAATTCATAATTTTTTTTGCTAGCCATTAATAATATCTTTTCTCTCTTATTAAGAGACCCAGATATCACCCTGAAATAAACAATAACGCCCCTGTAGGGATCATAATAAGAATCAAAAATTAATGCCTTCGTAGGTAATTTTATTTCATCTTGAGGAGGAGGGACTCTTTTTACAATTGCTTCCAAAATATCTTTAATACCAACTCCAGTTTTTGCTGAACAATTTATTGCATTAGATGTATCAAGTCCAATAATTTCCTCTATTTCTTGTTTTATTTTTTCAGCATCAGCTCCAGGCAAATCAACTTTATTTAAAACAGGAATTATTTCAAGATTATTTTCTAAGGCAAGATAAACATTAGCTAAGGTTTGAGCTTCTACTCCTTGACTTGCATCAACAACGAGTAAAGCGCCTTCACAAGCCTGGAGAGATCTACTAACCTCATAAGAAAAATCAACATGCCCTGGGGTATCTATCAGGTTCAAAACATATTCTTGAGAATCATCAGCTTTATATTTCATCCTAGCGGCCTGTAACTTGATAGTAATTCCTCTCTCTCTTTCAAGATCCATACTATCCAAAAATTGTTCCTGCATATCCCTTTGCTGCACAGTTCCAGTATCTTGGAGCAATCTATCAGCGAGTGTAGATTTACCATGATCAATATGAGCGATTATGCAGAAATTTCTTATTTTTGAAACTGATATATTAGTCATTTAGTAAGAAAAAATCTCCTCTTATTACATCTTGACTAATATTAGCTAATTAGAATTATGGATGGAAACCAAAAATCGAATTATTTCTTTTTTTGATGTCTTTTATAAAGCAAGAACTATCATTTTCAGAAGCGGATAGCTTTGGATAAATTAAGTCATTTATTTTTTTCTGAAGATTATGCTTGTCGTTTAAAAATAAAACAGATTTTTCTAGAACCTCAACCATAATTGAAACCGCAGTACTTGCTCCAGGAGAAGCCCCCAGCAAAGCAGATAATGATCCATCAGATGAATTTACAATCTCCGTTCCAAATTTCAAAGAACCACCACCTTCAGTTTTTTTAATTATTTGGACTCTTTGGCCAGCATTCTTTAAATACCAATCAGAAGGATTAGCTGATGGCATCATATTCTTTAAATTCTCAACTCTTGAATTATGGTTCTTTAATGATTGTGATATTAGATAATTAATTAAAT is a window encoding:
- a CDS encoding RNA methyltransferase, which encodes MSILPRRFERIKSVLDCRMKNLTVLVEDVNKPHNLSAILRTCDAAGVFEANFISKRNVVKTFNSTAQGSQKWVKLNNHENTITAISDLKNKGFKLYGTTLNRESVDYRNFDYSQNTCFVLGAEKWGLSKELISLVDQSIFIPMRGMVQSLNVSVAASILLFEAIRQRKNKDILPTNGEGLNIDEYRKTLFEWCYPELATLYKKSAKEYPKLNDQGDFDPIVDN
- the lepA gene encoding elongation factor 4 is translated as MTNISVSKIRNFCIIAHIDHGKSTLADRLLQDTGTVQQRDMQEQFLDSMDLERERGITIKLQAARMKYKADDSQEYVLNLIDTPGHVDFSYEVSRSLQACEGALLVVDASQGVEAQTLANVYLALENNLEIIPVLNKVDLPGADAEKIKQEIEEIIGLDTSNAINCSAKTGVGIKDILEAIVKRVPPPQDEIKLPTKALIFDSYYDPYRGVIVYFRVISGSLNKREKILLMASKKNYELDEIGIMAPDQQQVDELHAGEVGYLAASIKSVADARVGDTITLLNSPANDPLPGYKTANPMVFCGLFPTDADQFPDLRVSLEKLQLSDAALKYEPETSSAMGFGFRCGFLGLLHMEIVQERLEREYDLDLIVTAPSVIYKVNLNHHEHIFIDNPSTIPDPQLRESIEEPYVKMEIYAPNEFNGTLMGLCQERRGVFIDMKYITTDRVTLIYEIPLAEVVTDFFDQMKSRTQGYASMEYHLIGYRKNDLVRLDVLINSERADPLTSIVHKDKAYGIGRSLVEKLKELIPKQQFKIPIQASIGSRIIASESISALRKDVLSKCYGGDISRKKKLLKKQAKGKKRMKAMGKVEVPQEAFMAVLKLNQ
- a CDS encoding DUF2256 domain-containing protein; the protein is MKNLSTKTCPVCNRPFEWRKKWKNCWDDVIYCSKRCSNRKSQK
- a CDS encoding ABC transporter permease, coding for MKFLEANNFFGYSFSILSNDIFAPPSLNHFCGTDRLGRDVCLRTLQGSSLAIEVVFLAILFSLSLGLPLGLLSGYFGGLFDKCLSLIMDTIFSIPVILLSVVVAFVLGKGILNAALALCIVYSPQYFRLIRNQTILVKSETYVEAAQVSGADVKTIIFKYILPNVITPLPILLTLNAADAVLVLGSLGFLGLGVPADVPEWGSDLNLALAALPTGIWWTALFPGLAMFFLVLGLSFIGEDLEEIFDRQKSD
- a CDS encoding TIGR03643 family protein — protein: MKNIDIDRIIEMCWEDRTPFEAIEYQFGLKEEEAIKIMRQNLKPKSFKVWRKRVSGRNTKHMALKDSTRFKSTHKRKL
- a CDS encoding DUF393 domain-containing protein, producing MKIKLTFLFDGGCPLCLRETNFLKKRDISNQIIFVDINSKDYDQSLFGDISYSEAMSNLHGIKENGEIIRGLDVLSYSYELIGLGWVYYPLKIRFLSPILRLAYRYWAKYRLLITGRSNIEKLCTSQCEK